CTACCTCGTAGCGGACCGACGGCTCCGCCGGTGCCTGCTCGAGCACCACGAAGTCTTCTGTCCCCACCGCCGTCGCTCGGTGCACCAGATGCGTGCCGTCGGGGCCGCCGCCGCGATACACGACGAAGCCCCCAGCGACCTCCGCGGGCGCGTCGAGCGCGCCGACGAGGGACACCCGCATAGACATGCTCGTGCTCTCGTCCGCCACCGTGAACGCGCCGCTTGCCCTCTCCGGCAAGCTCACCTGCGCCGGGCGCACCACCCTCGCGAGCGCCGCCTCCCCGATCCGCGGACGCAGCCGCGCACCCTCGCTCCGAAAGGACTCGGCCTCCGCCTCCCCCAACACCGGCGCGGGCCGCAACTGGTGCCCGCCGGCAGGGGCAAGACCTCTGGGCGCCCCCGCCGGCACGCCCGCGCGATCCGCCACCCGGAAGCGTTGCTGGATCGACGTCACCACGGCCCGGGCCGCTGCGGACTCCGCTGCCGTGACGTGAAGCTGCCCGGTGGCCCTGCCGGCGTCGTCGCCTCGCACATCATCTCTCTTATCGGATGCCGCGCACGCTCCCGCCACTCCCGCGACGAGCGCACCGACCCCGCAGATCCCAAAGACGCGCCACAGTGCTTCCACCGCCGTGACCCCCTTCGTGAGGTTCTTGCGAACGATGTGAGCGTAACACGGCCCTGATGGCAGGTGACGGCGGTGATGTCGAGAGCAAGGTAACCCCTGCAATCCGCGGCTGAGAGCGCCCTCACCCGCCAGCGTACGCCGAGCGCACGATCTTCGCGATCGTCGCCAGCTGCATGTTGCTCGTGCCTTCGTAGATCTTGCCGATCTTGGAGTCGCGGAAGAGCTTCTCGACTGGGTACTCTTTGGTGAAACCCACGCCGCCCATCAGCTCGATGGCGAGGCTGGCGGTGCGCTCGGCGACCTGGGACGAGAACAGCTTGGCCATGGCAGCCTCCTTCACGAAGGGCTGGCCGGCGTCCTTCAGGCGCGCCGCGTTGTAGACCATGAGCTTGGCCGCCTCGATCTCCGTCGCCATCTGCGCGTACTGAAACTCCATGCCCTGGAACTCGGCGATTGATTTGCCGAACTGCTTGCGCTCCACGCTGTACTTCAGCGCGTGGTCGAAGGCGCCCTCGGCCAGTCCGAGCATCTGAGCGCCGATGCCGATGCGGCCCTCGTTCAGCGTCTCGATCGCGATCTTGTACCCGACGCCGACCTCACCCAGCACGTTCTCGGCTGCGACCTCGCAGTCCTCGAGGATGAGCTCCGTGGTGCTCGAGGCGCGGATGCCGAGTTTGTCTTCCTTCTTGCCGACGGAGAAACCGGCCTGGCCCTTCTCGACCAGGAACGCCGTGATGCCCTTGTAGCCCTTGGCGAAGTCCGTGTTCGCGAACACGATGAAGAGCGAGCTCTCGGCGCCGTTCGTGATCCAGAGCTTGCGCCCGTTCAGCAGCCACTTGTCGCCGCGTTTCTCGGCGCGGGTCTTGAGCGCGAAGGCGTCGGAGCCGGAGCCGGCCTCGCTCAAGGCGTACGAGCCGACCCACTCACTCGCCAGCTTGGGTAGGTAGCGCTTCTTCTGTTCGGCGTTGGCCCAGCGCAGGATGCAGTTGTTGACCAGCGTGTTCTGTACGTCGACGAACACCGAGATGCTCGGGTCGACCTCGGCCAGGGCCTCGACCGCGAGCACGGCGTTGAAGAACGAGCTCTCGGCGCCGCCGTATTCACTCGGCACCTCGACCGCCATCACCCCGAGCTCGAACAGGCCCGCGACGAGGGACTTGTCGACGGCGCCGGCTCGGTCCATCTCATGGACCTTGGGGGCCACCTGCTCGCGCGCAAACGCGAGCACGGCGTCCTTGAACATGCGCTCTTCTTCGGTCAAGGCGGTGAGGGCGGATTGGGTCATGGCGCGCTCCATCTAGCACAGGGTTTCGCTTTTTGACCTATGCTGCACGTCAGTGGCTGGCAATAGCTTTGGAGAGTGCTTCCGGGTCACCACCGCGGGTGAGTCGCACGGCCCCGCCAACGTGGTGATCATCGACGGCTGTCCGCCGGGCATGGCGCTCTCGGTCGACGACCTCTGCGCAGATCTCGCGCGCCGTCGGCCCGGGCAGAGTCACGTGACGACGCAACGCGCGGAGGCCGACGAGCCCGAGATCTTGTCGGGCGTGTTCGACGGCAAGACCACGGGCACCGCGCTCGCGATCCTGATCCGGAACCAGGATCAAAAAAGCCAGGATTACGCGGCGATTGCCGACAAGTATCGCCCGGGCCACGCCGACTACACCTACGACGCGAAGTACGGCCTGCGAGACTACCGAGGCGGGGGTCGGGCCAGCGCGCGCGAGACCGTTGCGCGGGTCGCGGCCGGTGCGGTGGCGAGGAAGCTGATCGCGGAGGCGTTCGGCGGGCAGGTGCTCGCGTACGTGGTCCGGATCGGAGACGAGGTCGCAACGATTGCAGAGCCGGCGAGTCTGGTCCGCAGCGACGTGGAACAACTACCGGACGGCTCGCCGAACATCGTGCGTTGCCCGGACCCGGCGGCCGCCGCACGCATGGTCACGCTGATCGAGAGCGTGCGTAAGCAGCAGGACTCCGTCGGTGGCATCGCCGAGATCGTCGCGACGGGCGTGCCGCCGGGCCTCGGTGAGCCGGTGTTCGACAAGCTCAAGGCCGAGCTCGCCAAGGCGCTGTTCTCGATCCCTGCCGTCGTCGGGGTCGAGTACGGGTCGGGATTTGCGGCGGCCTCGCTCCGTGGCAGCGAACACAACGACGCGTTCGTCGCGGAGGGTGGCCGCATCGCGACGCGGGGCAACCACCACGGCGGCATGCTGGGCGGAATTTCGAGTGGCATGCCCATCGTGCTGCGCGCGGCCGTCAAACCCACGAGCAGCTTGCCGCGCGAGCAGGACACGGTGACCCGGGCGGGCGAACCCACGACCATTCGCACTGGCGGCCGCCACGACCCGTGTTTGCTGCCGCGCTTCGTGCCCGTTGCCGAGGCGATGGTGGCCATCGTGCTGGCAGATCACTGGCTCCGGCAGCGCGCGAGCGGGCGCGCCTGACGAACGAGCGCCCTCTTGCCAACCCACGACGTCCGAGCCCGCGCGTCCGCGCTGCGTCAACCAATGGGCAGCACGTGCGCGCGCTCTTCTCGATAGATGCGCAGCGCGAGCTGACCCGCGGCCGAGTCGCGAAAGTGTCGGACCTCGGAGCGCAGCGCGCCGGACGCTTGATCCTCGGTCGGCAGCGGCCAGCCGTACTCCGGCGGCAAGAGCACCGGAGCTGCCAGCGCAGCAAAGGTCAGATCTGCAGCCGTGAACTGATCGCCGGTCAAGAACCGCCGTCCGTCCGCCATGCGTGCGTCCACTTCGCTGAACACGGCGCGAACACGCTCGCGCGAGCGGCGCGCACCCTCGGAGTCGACCTTCATTCCGCGCCGCATCATGCCGCGGATGGCCGGCAGCGCGCCGGAGAAGGCCAGCTGCTGGGCCCTGGTGATTCCGGGGGTGAACAGCGCCTTCATCAGCGCGTCGTCATCCAGGATGTGAAAGTAGATCACGCGCCGAGTGTGCGGGCCGAGCTTGGTGTCGAAGTGATCTTCCAGCTCCAGAGCCTGACGTCGCTGCTCCCCGCTCCCGTACAGCGCCCCGCTCGTGTGGCGGTCACACAGCTCCAGGATGTCAGTTGAATCCCCGAGCGTGCCGCTGTCGGTCACCAGCACGGGCACACTCCGGCTGCCGCCACTCTTGCGTGCCGCCAGCATGTGCAAGAGCGGCGCCTGGGGCTCCTCTTCGAACGGCACACGCGAGCGACCCAGGGCCCAGCGGGCTTTTTCGCAGTAGTGACTGGGGCCGAGCGTGATCAGTCGATAGGCGGGCATCCTCACAGCGCCAGTAGCCCCGCACTTCGGCGCCGGCAAGCTCCTCGCGAGGGAGGATTTCCACTATCGTCCGCGGTCCGTGGCCTCCGTGACGATTCGCGGCGTGGAGAAGCAGTTCGGGCAGACACGCGTGCTGTCCGGCGTGGACATCGACGTGGAAGACGGCGGCTTCGCCGTGCTCGTTGGCCCATCGGGTTGTGGCAAGTCCACGCTGCTTCGACTGATCGCCGGGCTCGAAGAGGTGGACCAAGGCAGCATTCTTTTTGGCGGTCGCGATGTGACCCGCCTCCCGCCGCGCGAGCGCGACATCGCGATGGTGTTCCAGTCGTACGCGCTCTACCCGCACCTCACCGTGCGTCAGAACCTGGCGTTCGGGCTCGAGCTCCGCAAGACCCCCAAGGACGAGATCCAGAAGCGCGTCGACGAGGCGGCGGACATGCTTGGGCTCGGGCAGCTGCTGCAGCGCTTCCCGAGACAGCTCTCTGGCGGGCAACGCCAGCGGGTTGCGATGGGGCGGGCGATCGTGCGGCGCGCGGAGGTCTTTCTGTTCGACGAGCCGCTGTCGAACCTCGACGCCGCGCTCAGAGCTCAGGTCCGCGTCGAGATCCGAAAGCTCCACGATCGGATCGGTGCAACGAGTGTCTACGTCACTCACGATCAGGTCGAAGCCATGACCCTGGCCGACCAGATCTTCGTGCTCAACAAGGGCTGCGTCGAACAGTCGGGTCCGCCGCTCGAGGTGTACGCGCGGCCGGCCACGCGTTTCGTGGCGGCGTTCCTGGGCAGTCCCGCCATGAACTTCATCGACGCCGAGCTGCAGAAGAACGGCGAGAAATGGCAGCTCTCCGCCGCGGGCGTGAGCATCGAGCCGCCACCGAGCGCGCTCGGCGCGGCTCCGCGACCCGGCCCGGTCACCCTCGGAGTGCGCCCCCACGACGTGGCGCAAGTCGAAGCTCTCGAGGGCGCATCCGTCGGCGAGATCCGCGCGGAGGTCGAGGTGCTCGAGGCGCTGGGCAGCGAGTCGTTTGCGCACTGCAAGGTCGCGGGCGCAGCCTTCGTCGCGCGCCTGCCCGGGGCTTCGCGGCCGGCGCGCGGCGTCGAGCTCTTGCTGGGCATCGAGGCCGAGCACGTCCACGTTTTCGACGGCGAGACCGGGCGTGCGCTCTGGAGCCAGGAGAGCTGAGGCATGTTTCCGTTTCGCAAGACCACCGCGCTGGTCACCGGCGCATCTTCCGGTATCGGGCTGGAGCTCGCGCGACAGCTGGCGGAGCGCGGCGCAAGCCTGGTGCTGACCGCACGCTCGCAGGACAAACTCGAGGCGCTGGCGCAAGAGCTGAGCCAGCAATACTCCGTGAAGGCGCGCGTGGTCGTGGCGGATCTCGCTCGTCCACGCGGCGCGCTGGAGCTGTGCGCCGACGTCGACGCGCTCGGCATCGACATCGATCACCTGATCAACAACGCGGGCTTCGGGGACGCCGGCGCACTGACCCGGGCCGACCCCGAGAAACTCGCCGAGATGGTGCGGCTCAACTGCGAAGCGGTCGTGGTGCTCGCTCGCCACTTTCTGCCCGGCATGCTGGCTCGCAGGCGCGGGGGTGTGCTGAACGTGGCCTCGACCGCCGCGTTCCAGCCAATGCCCTACATGGCGACCTACGCCGCGACCAAGGCCTTCGTGCTGAGCTTCTCGGCCGCGCTGGCGAAAGAGGTGGAAGGCCAGGGCGTGCATGTCACCGCGCTCTGCCCGGGACCCGTGCCGACCGGATTCCAGGCGGCCGCCGGCATCGAGCCGGGCATGGAGCGCATTGCCGCGCTGAGCGCCAGCGAGACCGCATCCCAGGCGCTTTCCGCGTACGCGGACGGCGACGCGGTGTGTGTGCCGGGCGCGGTGAATCGCGCGCAGACCCTGTTCAGCAAGCTGGCGCCGCGAGGGCTCCTCACGAGCGCCGTTGCAGCAGCAATGAAGCGCACCGGTCGGGCGAAATGAAGCGCGCGCTACTGTTTGCGCTGTTTGCCTGCGCCTTGCTCGTTGCCCGAAGTGGGCGCGCGGAGGAGCCCCTCGCCGTCTGGCACGCCTATCGAGGCGACGAGAAGGCCGCGCTCGATCAGGTGCTCGCGGAGTTCGAACGCACGACCGGCATTCACGTCGAGGCGCTGCAAGTGCCGCACGACGCATACGCCTCGAAGCTGACCGCCGCCGTGCCGCGCGGACACGGCCCGCATCTGTTCATCGACTCCCACGAGCGCATCGGTGATCTCGAAGAGCGAGGGGTGGTCGCGCCGATCGGGCGGGAGCTGGCGGGGAGCGGACAGTATCCGGCGCGGGCGCTCGAGGCGCTCGCGACGAACGGCGGGCTGCGGGGGCTGCCCCTCGCGCTCAAGTGCCTCGCGCTGTACGTGAACCCGAAGCTGGTGCCCAACGTTCCGACGACGATCGAGGGCATCGCAGCGCTCCGGGCCACGCTCCCCAAAGATGTGGTGCCGCTCGCGTACGAGACGCGGAACATGTACTTTCACGCGGCGTTTCTGCATGCCTTCGGTGGCGCGCAGCTCGCGCCCGACGAGAAGTTCGGTTTTGACAGCCCAGCGGGCGTGCGCTCGCTCGAGTTCGTCCAACGTTTGATGCGCGAAGGCGCAGTTCCGGACGAGGCGTCGGGCGCCGTGGTCGGCGAGCTGTTCAAGACCGGCAAAGCCGCGACGGCCATCAGCGGGCCGTGGTTCGCGAGTGATCTGTCCGGCGGGCTCGAATACCGCGTCGTGCCACTGCCCCGAGTCGAAGCAGCGGGCGCGCCGCTCGCGCCCTTTCTCACCGTAGAAGCGGCGTCACTCACGCCGCGCGGGCGCACGAACCCGGGAGCGTTGCGCCTGCTCTCGTTCATCGCAGGCGAGGCGGGCGCGGACATTCGTGCGCGCGTCGGGCGGCAGGTGGTGGCCCGTACGACGTTGCCGCCGAGCGCGCGGGGAGACGCCTTCCTGGCCGCCTTTGCGGCTCAGGCCGAGCTCTCCGTCCCGATGCCCTCGTCGCCGCGCATGCGTACTACCTGGGAGCCCGCCGAGCGCGCTCTGAAGAAGACCTTGTCGGGCAGCGTAAGCGCCGAGGCCGCTCTGGCAGAAGCTTCCCGCCGGTTCGACGACGTCGTGCGCCCCCCACCCCCGCGCAAATCACCCAGCACGCTGCTCGTGCTCCTGGGCCTGGGCCTGTTGTTTGCGGCCTACGGCGTCTTCCAGCGCTCGCGCCAGGTTGAGCTGTGGCCCGAGATCCGACGCTCGATGCCGGCTTACAAATGGGTGGCGCACGCGGTGATCGCGACTGGCGCGCTGGTCATCCTGCCCATCGCGGTCGGCGCGGGCACGGCGCTGTTTGCGGGGCGGCCGGGTGAGATGCACTACGTGGGACTCGCAAACTTCATCGAGATCCTGACCGCGCGGGGCGGACCGCTCTTGTCGAGCGGCTCGTTCTACCTGGTGCTCCTGGTCACCGTGTTGTGGACGGTGGCCAACCTCGCGCTGCACGTCGGCATCGGTTTCGCTCTCGGCCTACTTCTGTCGCGCCCGAGCCTGAGGCTCAAGCCGCTCTACCGAGTGCTCTTGATCTTGCCGTGGGCCGTGCCCTCGTACGTCACTGCCCTGGCGTGGAAGGGCATGTTCAGCCGCCAGTTCGGCGCGGTCAGCGCGTTGCTCGAGGCAATGGGGGTCGAGCCATTCTCGTGGTGGGCGCGCTTCTCGACCGCGTTCTCTGCGAACCTCGCCACCAACGTCTGGCTCGGCTTCCCGTTCATGATGGTGGTCACCCTTGGCGCGCTGACCTCGGTGCCGAAGGAAGTGCTCGAGGCGGCCGAAGTGGATGGCGCAACACGCTGGCAGCGTTTGTGGCGCGTCACCGTGCCGATGGTCGTGCCCACGATGTTGCCGGCGGTCCTCTTGGGCGCGATCTGGACCTTCAACATGTTCAACGTCGTGTTCCTGGTGTCCGGTGGTGAGCCGGACGGCACGACGGACATCCTCGTGTCCGAGGCCTACCGCTGGGCGTTCACGCGGCAGGCGCAGTACGGCTACGCTGCGGCCTACGCGGTCCTGATCTTCTTGCTCCTGGCCATCGCGTCGAAGCTGATGTCGGGTGTCGGGGCTCGGAGGGCGGCCACATGAGCACCCCCAGCAGCGAGCGGCGTGTCAGCGTCGTCGAGAGTGTGGGTTCTCACCTCGCGATCCTGGCCGCGGTGGTGTTTGCGCTGTATCCGGTGCTGTGGGTGGTCTCCACGGCGTTTTCGGCCGGCAGTGCACCGGAACGCCGGCTGTTGCCCATCCCGCGCCAGCTCACCCTCGAGCACGTGGCGGCCTTCGCCGGTAGTCCACACGTGTTCTCGCAGGCCGCGAGCTCGCTCATCGTCAGCCTTGCCACGGCGCTGGTCGGCATCGCCATTGCGCTGCCCGCGGCGTACGCGCTCTCGCGCTTCTCTTTTGCCGGCAAGGAATCGGGAGTGCGCGTGCTGCTGGCCACGCAGATGTTCCCGATGGTGGCGAGCGCGGTGCCGCTCTACATGGTCCTCGAGTACCTGCACTTGCTCGATACCCGCACCGGGCTGGTGGTCTGTTACGCCACGACCAGCGTGCCTTTTGCGATCTTTCAGCTGCGCGGCGCCTTCGACTCGATCCCGAAGGATCTGGAAGAAGCCGCCATGGTCGACGGGGCAACCCGGCTCGGGGCTTTTCTGCGGGTGGTGCTGCCCGCCGCCCGCCCGGCCATCGCCGTCACCGGGTTGTTCGCCTTCATGAGCGCTTACAACGAGTTCATTCTGGCGGCGACGATCCTGGGACGCGAAGAGGCGTTGACCTTGCCGGTGGTGCTGCAGCGCTACGTGGGTGAGCACGACGCGGCCTGGGGCACGTTCGCCGCGGGCTCCATTCTGGTGAGCCTGCCCGTGATGTTGTTGTTCTACGTCGTGCAGCGAAACCTGGTGTCGGGGTTGACCGCCGGTGGCGTGAAGGGTTGACCACCAGCAGGCCGACGTTCGTCGCTTGACGTCGCATCTCGGCAGGGTTTGACCCGGGAGCGAGACATGCATCATATCCCTCAGGACACGGGCTGGATCGAGGTCATCACCGGCTGCATGTTCAGCGGCAAGACCGAGGAGTTGATCCGGCGCCTGAACCGCGCGCGCTACGCCAAACAGCGCGTGAAGATCTTCAAACCGCGGATCGACGCGCGCTACGCACCCGACAGCGTCGTGAGCCACTCCAAGCAGGAGCTCACCGCGGTCGCGATCGATGATGCCAACGAGATGCTCGAACACACCGAGGACGTGGACGTGGTGGGCATCGACGAGGCGCAGTTCTTCGGAGCGCCCGTGGTGGCGGTGGCCGAGCGGCTCGCCAACGAGGGCAAGAGGGTCGTCGTGGCGGGGCTCGATCAGGACTATCTCGGGCGCCCCTTCGAGCCGATGCCGCACTTGATGGCGGTGGCCGAGTACGTGACCAAGAACCTCGCGATCTGCATGCGCTGTGGCAACCCCGCGGATCGTTCACAACGTCTGGTGCGGCGTGACGCCACCGTGGTCGTGGGTGGAACCGAGTCCTACGAAGCGCGCTGTCGGCGTTGTTTCGACCCGACGCTATCGGCGCCATCGCAGACGGAGCTCTTCGACGGTGCACCGAACGAAGCCTGAGCCGCGGGTCACTGGCGGCCGCAGACGGTCGTGAGCACCGCTTCGAGCCGCCCGAGCCCGCGCACCTTCTCCAGCGAGCTCGGCATCGCGCGCACGATGCTGGTGTAGTCCTGAAGTCTGCGAGCGTCCGCGCCGGTGACGCGCAGCGCGGCCTTTTCCAGGGCGTTCAGCTCGGCGTCGGTGGGCAGAGCCCGGGTCGCGATCAACAGGTTGACGGCGAAGTTGACCCAGTCGGCGGATGGCAACGCCTGGGCCAGTGACAGCGACAACTTGATCGCGAGCTCGCGCGACAGGTTGTCGCAAGTGCCGCCGGCGGCCGACGCGAGCACCTCGAGCAGGCGCCCTTTCAGGATGCCCTCCGCGCGCGCCGCATCACCCGTGCCGATGGCTCGCTCCGCGACACTCCCCAGCAGCTCGAGCGCGTGGGCTTTCGAGGTTGCCGCCGCGGGCCCTGTGGGTGGCGGATTGAGCGAGGTCACCAGGGTCGGGCGCCCTGAAGGACGCTGGTCCGGGGGCAGGGTGTCGCGGGCTTCGCCGACGGACAGCTCGAGCTCGAAATCGCCAACCAAGATACGATCGCCAACGGCGAGGGGTTGTCGTCCGCGAGTCACGCGGCGTCCGTTGACGAAGACGCCGTTTGCGCTGCCGAGATCTTCGATGCTGGGGCCACTTGGGTCGATGACGACGCGTGCGTGCAAGCGCGACACCTTCGGGCCGTCCAGGATCACCTGACAGTGAGCGCTGCGGCCGAGCTCGAATACCCCCGGAGCCAAGGGCAGCCAGCCATGGGGGAGCTTCAGTCGGTAGGGCGGCGACGCAGGGGTCAACGGCCCCATCCTGCCTTGTGGGTCAGCGCATGAAAACCGCGGAAGCTCCCGGGCCGCTGGCCTTCCCTCAGCAAGGCTTGCAATTGCAGGAATTTCCACAGGTGACGGTGGGCTTGGAGCCGCCGCCGCAGGCGCCGGTGCAGCTGTTCTTTCCACAGGCCACCGTGACTCCTGCGCATGCGTTGACCTCCGAGCCGCAGCTGACGGAACAAGGCCCGTCCGAGCACTCGAGATGGGCGCCGCCGCAGCCGAGCTTCACGGAGCAGTCGAGGCTGCATTGGGTACCGGTCGGGCACTTGAAGGTGCCGCTGGCACACGCACCTTGGAAAGTGCACTCGACCTTGCAGGCATATCCCTGCGGGCAAGTGATGGTCTTGTTGTTGCACTCGTTCGGGGTGTCGCAAAGGATGCTGCACACTCCGTTGCCGCAGCCGCCGTCGCATATGACAGGACAAGAGCTGCCGGTCGGTGCCGCCGCAGTTCCGCAGGCAAGGGTGCCGCCGGTTCCGCCTGACGCGCCGGTACCACCGGATGCACCCGTGCCACCGGATGCACCCGTGCCACCGGATGCGCCCGTGCCACCGGATGCATGCACCCGTGCCACCCGATGCGCCCGTGCCACCCGATGCGCCCGTGCCGGCCTGGCCCGCGGAGCCGCCGCTGCCCGCGCCGCCGCCGGTCGTCGTGGTGCCGCCGGCCGCACCAATCCCGCCCGATCCGCCGGAGTCCTCGACGCTGGGCGGCGTGTCTGGAAACAGGCTACATGCCACCGCCGCGAAGCTCAGACTGAACAACAGCGCGCCGCGCACGAACGCCACTATGCCACACGGATGCGGAGCTGGGGTGAGTCGACCCTCCCGCGCTTTGCCCTTATAGTGACGAAGTGCGAAATACGCCGGTCACATGGCCGCGCGCGGAGCTGAACGGAGGTGTTCCGACGAGGGCACGCCGCTTCGCGCTGCTGATCGAGGGTACCGAAGTTCCACTGTCTCGCGGTGAGCTGCTCTTGGGGCGAAGCCGCAGTTGTCAGGTGATCGTCGATGACATGCTGGTGTCGCGTCACCACGCGCGACTCCTGGTCTCGAAGGCCACGCTGTTCGTCGAGGATCTGGGCAGCTCCAACGGCGTCATCGTCAACGAGGTTCGCATCGCGGGGCCAACGCCCCTCGGCGAGGGCGACCGCGTCATCGTCGGGACCCAAGAGTTAGTCGTGCACGCCGTCGACGACGGCGTAGAGACGCTCGAGCCGCCGTCTCCGCCTCGCGCAAAACAGGTCACGCCTCGCGCGCAGGTGTCGGTGCAGCTGGCCTCTGTCTCGGTGAAGCGCGTGCAACCCACCCAACCGGAGATTTCCCTTCGACAAGCGCTCGGAGACGACGCGCGACTGCCTGAAAGTTCGCAGCACCCTGGCCGGGAGGGTGGCGAGGCGACCTTGCGCACCGAAAAGCAGGACGGCCTGCTGACCATGGCGCGCATGGCGGATCGAATGATGAGCATGGGGCGTCACGACGCGGCCGCGCGGCTGCTTGGCGACCACCTGAAGGGTGTGCTGGCCAAGGCCAAGGAAGGTCGAAGTGTTCCGAAGGACGTGCTCGAGACCGTCGGGACGTACGGCGTCAAGCTCACGGACGTCACCGGCGATGGGCAGTGGGCAAACGTCGCCATCGAGTTGCATCTCTTGGCCATTCGTCCGTTGCCGGACAAATCCGTCACCGTGCTCGAAGCTTCGATGGCGCGGGCTCCGGGCATCGATCGCCCGCTCGTTCTTCGCTACAAAGCAGCGCTGCGCGCCGCCGAGGAGAAATTCTCGAAGGCGGAGCAGGCGCTCTTGGACCGCATCTATATGATCCCGACCAGGTGACGTGTGGGGGCAGCCGAAGTCGCACCAAGCTACGAGAATCGCCGCCGTCACGCGGGAGCGAAGCTCGGCCGTTATCAGGTCGGGACTCGGCTCGGTGTCGGCGGAAGCGCGGCGGTGTACCTGGGTCGGCTCCCCGGTCCGATGAACTTCGAGCGACTCGTCGCGATCAAGGTCGTGCACGACCACCTCTCGGAAGAGAAGGAGTTCATCAGCCAGTTCCTTGACGAGGCGAACCTGTTGGTGCGGCTTGCTCACCCCAACATCGTGCAGGTGCATGAGCTGGGTCGCGAGGGTGACACGCTGTTTCTCGCGATGGAGTACCTGCACGGGCAGCCGCTCTCGAAGTTGATCAGCTCACTCGGGCGGCGCTCCAAGCGTTTGGAGCCGGGGCTCGTGGCGTGGCTCGGCGCAAGAACGGCGGAGGGTCTGGGGTTCGCCCACGACCTCAAGGATGAACAGGGGCAGTCGCTTGGGCTCGTCCACCGCGACATCAGTCCGCAGAACGTGTTCATCAACTACGACGGGAGTGTGAAGCTGATCGATTTCGGCATCGCACGCGCCGCCGGTCGCATCGCTCAGACCACACTCGGGCGCGTCAAGGGCAAGTTCAGCTACATGGCGCCAGAGCAGGTGCTGGGCAAGGACTTCGACCATCGAGTCGATCTGTTTGCGTTGGGTGCCACGCTGTATGAGGCAGCGCTGGGATCCAGGTTGTTTGCGGGCGTCGATGAGTCCGCGACCTTGCACAAACTACTGTTCGAAGCGGTTCCGGATCCGCGCAGCCGTGTGCCGGGCTTCCCCGATGAGCTCGCGGAAATATTGAAGCGTGCGCTCCAGACCGAGCCGGAGGAGCGGTATCAGACCGCGGCAGAGCTGGCTCGGGACCTGGACGCCTTCGTGAAAGCCGCCGGGATCGACGACCCGCAGCAGTTGCTCGCGGACTCGATGCACGGTTTGTTCGAGCAGGAGCGGGGCGAACAACAAAAGTCGATCGAATCGCTGAGGAGTGCGGGCTTCGAGACCGTGACGGACCGAGAGCTTCCGGTCGAGGCGGGGCGTTCCAGTGGCGTGATCTCGCGTCCAGCGCCGCCTCAGCCCCAGCTCTGGAAGTATGCGGCGTTGGGGTTTGCCATTGTCCTGACCACTGGCGTGACGGTGCTCGCGGTGCGCAGCAATCCCACTCCGGCGCCTGGCCCGGCGCCGAGCGTCGCGGAGCCGAGCAACGTCAGCATCGAGGTCACGACCCAACCGGAGGCCAGCGCCACCATCCTGGTCGCTGGGATCGCCGCTCAGGGCAAGCCGGCACGCAGCAGCGTGCAGCGCGGTTCGGCCCCGGTCGAAGTGGCGGTGACCGCAGAAGGGTTCGAGCGGGCGGTGTTGACCGTGATCCCCGATCGCGACCGAGGGGTGGTGGTCCCGCTGAAGAAGATCGTCGAAGCCCCGCCGACCCCTCCGCCCAGCGCCAGCGCCGAAAAACCAGCGAAGCCAGAGGGCAAGGCCGGCCCCCAGGCGGGCACTCCGATCAAGAAGAACGACCCGCTGGTGACCAAGTATCCCTTCGGGAAATAGCTGCCGTGCGCCGCTGACAGGGGCCCGCGGTAGGG
The genomic region above belongs to Myxococcales bacterium and contains:
- a CDS encoding extracellular solute-binding protein, whose protein sequence is MKRALLFALFACALLVARSGRAEEPLAVWHAYRGDEKAALDQVLAEFERTTGIHVEALQVPHDAYASKLTAAVPRGHGPHLFIDSHERIGDLEERGVVAPIGRELAGSGQYPARALEALATNGGLRGLPLALKCLALYVNPKLVPNVPTTIEGIAALRATLPKDVVPLAYETRNMYFHAAFLHAFGGAQLAPDEKFGFDSPAGVRSLEFVQRLMREGAVPDEASGAVVGELFKTGKAATAISGPWFASDLSGGLEYRVVPLPRVEAAGAPLAPFLTVEAASLTPRGRTNPGALRLLSFIAGEAGADIRARVGRQVVARTTLPPSARGDAFLAAFAAQAELSVPMPSSPRMRTTWEPAERALKKTLSGSVSAEAALAEASRRFDDVVRPPPPRKSPSTLLVLLGLGLLFAAYGVFQRSRQVELWPEIRRSMPAYKWVAHAVIATGALVILPIAVGAGTALFAGRPGEMHYVGLANFIEILTARGGPLLSSGSFYLVLLVTVLWTVANLALHVGIGFALGLLLSRPSLRLKPLYRVLLILPWAVPSYVTALAWKGMFSRQFGAVSALLEAMGVEPFSWWARFSTAFSANLATNVWLGFPFMMVVTLGALTSVPKEVLEAAEVDGATRWQRLWRVTVPMVVPTMLPAVLLGAIWTFNMFNVVFLVSGGEPDGTTDILVSEAYRWAFTRQAQYGYAAAYAVLIFLLLAIASKLMSGVGARRAAT
- a CDS encoding ABC transporter permease subunit, with amino-acid sequence MSTPSSERRVSVVESVGSHLAILAAVVFALYPVLWVVSTAFSAGSAPERRLLPIPRQLTLEHVAAFAGSPHVFSQAASSLIVSLATALVGIAIALPAAYALSRFSFAGKESGVRVLLATQMFPMVASAVPLYMVLEYLHLLDTRTGLVVCYATTSVPFAIFQLRGAFDSIPKDLEEAAMVDGATRLGAFLRVVLPAARPAIAVTGLFAFMSAYNEFILAATILGREEALTLPVVLQRYVGEHDAAWGTFAAGSILVSLPVMLLFYVVQRNLVSGLTAGGVKG
- a CDS encoding thymidine kinase, whose product is MHHIPQDTGWIEVITGCMFSGKTEELIRRLNRARYAKQRVKIFKPRIDARYAPDSVVSHSKQELTAVAIDDANEMLEHTEDVDVVGIDEAQFFGAPVVAVAERLANEGKRVVVAGLDQDYLGRPFEPMPHLMAVAEYVTKNLAICMRCGNPADRSQRLVRRDATVVVGGTESYEARCRRCFDPTLSAPSQTELFDGAPNEA
- a CDS encoding FHA domain-containing protein, which codes for MGPLTPASPPYRLKLPHGWLPLAPGVFELGRSAHCQVILDGPKVSRLHARVVIDPSGPSIEDLGSANGVFVNGRRVTRGRQPLAVGDRILVGDFELELSVGEARDTLPPDQRPSGRPTLVTSLNPPPTGPAAATSKAHALELLGSVAERAIGTGDAARAEGILKGRLLEVLASAAGGTCDNLSRELAIKLSLSLAQALPSADWVNFAVNLLIATRALPTDAELNALEKAALRVTGADARRLQDYTSIVRAMPSSLEKVRGLGRLEAVLTTVCGRQ
- a CDS encoding FHA domain-containing protein is translated as MRNTPVTWPRAELNGGVPTRARRFALLIEGTEVPLSRGELLLGRSRSCQVIVDDMLVSRHHARLLVSKATLFVEDLGSSNGVIVNEVRIAGPTPLGEGDRVIVGTQELVVHAVDDGVETLEPPSPPRAKQVTPRAQVSVQLASVSVKRVQPTQPEISLRQALGDDARLPESSQHPGREGGEATLRTEKQDGLLTMARMADRMMSMGRHDAAARLLGDHLKGVLAKAKEGRSVPKDVLETVGTYGVKLTDVTGDGQWANVAIELHLLAIRPLPDKSVTVLEASMARAPGIDRPLVLRYKAALRAAEEKFSKAEQALLDRIYMIPTR